The segment CCATGGACTTCTTAACCGAGGTCGCCAACGCAACAGATGTAACTATCGTAACACCAAACAGTATGTACCTTTACGACCAGACCACTGGGGATAAGTATGTGCTTGGTGTGGATAAAGGACTTTTATACTACGAGGAGGTAGAGGAATAATGGGAAAGACATACATCGCAGACAAGGAAACCCTCGACAAGTGCTATGCGATTTTATCCGCAGACGGAATCTATGGCTTTATTGAGCACATGGATGTTTTAAGTCCGACAGCACGAATCGAATACATCGGACAGAACAAAGACTTCACTCCGATTTCACTCAACAAGGACACCGGAACAATGACACTCAACAGTTGGGCAGACTTCCCGATCATCGTGGCAAATAAGCCGTGGATGGTAAGGGCAGACGGAACACCGGACTACAGACTGGATGAGAACGACTACACCAAGAAAGAGGACGGCACTGCTTCGGATGTTTCCAACACAAGCTACAACGGCGGAGCGTTCTCGTGGCTTGCCAAGATTTACAAGCAGGAGTATATGCTCGGCAATGACCGTGTCGTTAAATTCTCCATGAGGGAAAGAGACGGATTCGAGCCTGTCGGATTTAAAGACCCGAGCAACAATGTACTGGAGGGTGTATGGATTCCGATGTTTTACGGTTCAATCCTCGGAGCAGATACCTCCACACCAAAGATGGTGTCTCTGGCAGGATTGCAGCCTTGCTACAATAACACCACGGACAAAGAGCATACCGCAATCGCAAACTTCTCAAGCCGTGCAGCATTCCTCGGTGGCGGAATTGTTCAGACAATCACTGACCTTCTGATCATGTTCGCAAAGAGCACGAACTCACAGGAAGCATACGGCTATGGAAATTCAAGCGGATACGATGCGAGCCTTGCGCCGACCAACGGAGTGAAGCAGAACGCAGTCGTAGGTGGCGGACAGTTCTACGGAACAAAGGATGCGAAGTCACTCAACAAGATCTTCCACTCCATCGTCCTTGGAACATATCAGCAGTGGATGCGTGACCCGTACACATTGCTCGTGAATGGCAGATACAAGGTCAGCAAGAACTACACCTACGATGTGACCGGAGCAAAATACCAGGATACAGGCATCAGCCTTCCGAAGATGTTCGAGAGTGATGGAAGCACACAGAAATACGGTATTTTCTATCCGCATAAGTACCAGACCGTTCCCGGCTTCGGAGCAGTTCCGGTTCATCCGTGCAAGGGAAGCACATCCACTGGCGGCTGTGACGGATTATGGCAGAATGTCGAGATTGTGGCGGTCGCCCGTCGGTTCGGTAGTTGCTCCGACGGTACGCCTGATGGTTTGCGCTGCTTGGGTGTGGACAACCCTGCCGGGGATGCCAACTGGTACCTCGGGGCCGCCGTCCTTCTTTTACCACCTGTCGGGGTCGCAGCGTAAGCAAGACACCGTGATAGGGGGTCTGGGGGTCTGCGTCAGCAGAATTCCCCCAGTGGAACAAAATCGGATTTTAATAGCGTAAGGAAGAATAACAGGGGCGCAGGACTGCGTCACCTCGGGCGGTCGCCCTTCGGTTCGGTAATTGCAACAACGGTACGAATGATGGTTTGCGCTACTTGAATGTGAACAACACTGCCGGGAATGCCAACTGGAACATCGGGGCCGCCTTATTCTATCTTAAACGGAATAACAACCCAAAGCAGTCCTGCTTCCTACACCGCTGACCTTTGAAACAAGGTTTACTCACCATTACTGGGAAGATGAGTGGAAATGAGTCCGACACAGGACGCACGGTAAAGCGGTCGCACCTGCCGTGCGTAGGAGATAGAAGAAAAAAATATCTTATAGGAGTACTCAGCAGAATGCGAAAAACACACACAGAAATCCATCTGCGTAATGAACCGAAACACGGTCACAAAGAGTACAAATATCTGTATCAACAAATGCTGAAGGATGATGTCATTCGGAAAGCATATAAGAAATTACGCAAAGGAAAAACCAAGAGAAAAGAGATCCAGTACATAGACGCACACCTCGATGATGAGGTGCAGAAAATATACGACATGATCCTAAACACAAAGCCGGAGGGAGTGGACGTCCCACACCCGGAACTGGCATACAAACCAAAGAAAAGAACCCCGAAGATCATCTTCGAACATGGGAAAAGACGAAAAATTTATATGCCGGAAATCCATGAACAATGGCTGCACCACATCATCGTTCTGGTATTAGAGCCGATCATCACAGCCACAGCCTATCCATACTCCTGCGGTTCGTTCCCAAAGCGTGGAGCACACTACGGAAAGAGACAGATAGAGCGGTGGCTTTTGCATGACCCGAAGGGAACACGGTGCTTCGCAAAGATGGATATCCGGCACTTTTATGATAGTATCCGGCTGAAAATTCTGATGAGGGAACTGGCAATCCGAATCAAGGATGACTGGTTTTTATACATCATCGGATTATGCCTACAGGGATTTAATAAAGGAATCCCTCTCGGGTTTTACATCAGCCAGTGGTTGGCAAATTACCTCTTAGAACCACTCGACCGACTGATCACAGAGGTGCTCGGTCTGCCAAAGCTGCAAAGGTACATGGACGATATCGTCATATTCGCAAGCAGCAAGAAAGTCCTCCAGAGAGCCATCGTGGAGATAAGGAAGATGCTCGGTCAGCGTTTCAGATTAAAGCTGAAGCACAACTACCAGGTATGCAAATTCTACTACGAGAAGGGCAAGCGGAAGATAGGTAGGGCACTGGACTTCATGGGTTTTATATTTTACAGAAACAAGACGCTGATCAGAAAGAACATCATGCTATCCGCAACACGGTTGGCAAAGAAGATGGAGAGGTCAAAGGAAGCAAACCGTGGATACTTTCACAGACACATCGAAGCCATGCTGTCGTACATGGGATGGTTTACCTGCACGGACACATACGACTGTTACCAGAGCAGGATAAAACCTTATATCCATGTGGGCCGGCTTAAGAAAATAATATCAAAAATCAAAAGGAGGCAGAACCATGAAGGAATGGACCAAGGAAAGATGCTCCGAGGAGCCGCAGGAGCTGCAGCTTGTGGCTGACGGCATCTACATCCAGAGAAAGAACATCAAGAAAGTGCAGCACGAAGCAACCGAGGGCATGGAAGCCTACACCGACTGGGAGTGCGATAGCAGGGAAATCACTGTATCGGAATACCAGATGTTGGAATCCATTAAGCAGATCAATACCGACAAGGCGATTGATGATTACACCGCACAGCTTATCGAGGAGGGATTGTTATAATGAGAGTATTAATCGACAGTCTGAAAAGACTTTATGCCGCAGGCAGGCTGACAAAGGAACAGATCGCGGTCAGAGTGGAGAAGGGAACTATTGATGAAGCAGAGTACGAGGAAATCACAGGCGAGAAGTACAAGGCAGAAACCAAGG is part of the Clostridium sp. M62/1 genome and harbors:
- a CDS encoding reverse transcriptase domain-containing protein; its protein translation is MRKTHTEIHLRNEPKHGHKEYKYLYQQMLKDDVIRKAYKKLRKGKTKRKEIQYIDAHLDDEVQKIYDMILNTKPEGVDVPHPELAYKPKKRTPKIIFEHGKRRKIYMPEIHEQWLHHIIVLVLEPIITATAYPYSCGSFPKRGAHYGKRQIERWLLHDPKGTRCFAKMDIRHFYDSIRLKILMRELAIRIKDDWFLYIIGLCLQGFNKGIPLGFYISQWLANYLLEPLDRLITEVLGLPKLQRYMDDIVIFASSKKVLQRAIVEIRKMLGQRFRLKLKHNYQVCKFYYEKGKRKIGRALDFMGFIFYRNKTLIRKNIMLSATRLAKKMERSKEANRGYFHRHIEAMLSYMGWFTCTDTYDCYQSRIKPYIHVGRLKKIISKIKRRQNHEGMDQGKMLRGAAGAAACG
- a CDS encoding XkdX family protein, with translation MRVLIDSLKRLYAAGRLTKEQIAVRVEKGTIDEAEYEEITGEKYKAETKAK